A region from the Vicia villosa cultivar HV-30 ecotype Madison, WI linkage group LG3, Vvil1.0, whole genome shotgun sequence genome encodes:
- the LOC131657695 gene encoding 2-oxoglutarate-dependent dioxygenase AOP3-like, with product MDTESGVPILDFRKSTGITLEEGGQGWKEMIKKVREAFESHSMFLLRCDEIPKELQNEMFANIKSLFDLPEETKTKFTGKRVYRGYTSKSVALPNSQTFGIDDTFDPNETRSFTKLMWPEGNPNFREALLSFSSEARKISSFILKMVVEGFGLPENYISEVEELCRGNDTRLTKYPLPKETTDSAITFVPHTDKFNLTFISENEVQGLQLLQKSGNWVNVNVPSNGFVVMVGEMLQVWSNGRFKAPIHRVAIRGNKDRYVFILFSLLKEETFIKVPPELVDEDHPLRYKTFMYEDFINFIKTVGTKLGAFEDFAGI from the exons atggATACTGAGAGTGGAGTCCCAATTTTAGATTTTCGTAAGAGCACTGGAATTACATTAGAAGAAGGAGGTCAAGGATGGAAAGAAATGATTAAGAAAGTGAGAGAAGCATTTGAGAGTCATAGTATGTTTCTCTTAAGATGTGATGAAATACCGAAAGAATTACAAAATGAAATGTTCGCAAACATTAAATCTTTGTTTGATCTACCTGAGGAGACAAAGACGAAGTTCACTGGAAAAAGAGTTTATAGGGGCTATACGTCCAAGAGCGTTGCCCTTCCTAATAGTCAAACATTCGGTATTGATGATACTTTTGATCCAAATGAGACTCGAAGTTTCACTAAGCTCATGTGGCCTGAAGGAAATCCAAATTT CCGTGAGGCACTACTTTCATTTAGCTCAGAAGCACGAAAAATAAGCTCATTTATCCTAAAGATGGTTGTGGAGGGCTTTGGCCTTCCAGAAAATTACATTTCAGAAGTTGAAGAGTTGTGTAGAGGTAATGATACACGGCTAACAAAATATCCACTCCCTAAAGAAACAACTGATTCTGCTATTACTTTTGTGCCTCACACTGACAAATTCAATCTTACCTTCATAAGTGAGAACGAAGTCCAAGGTCTACAACTTCTACAGAAATCAGGCAATTGGGTTAACGTAAATGTTCCTTCAAATGGTTTTGTTGTAATGGTTGGTGAAATGTTGCAG GTATGGAGTAATGGAAGATTTAAAGCACCAATACATAGAGTGGCGATAAGAGGAAACAAAGACAGATatgtatttattcttttttcactTCTAAAGGAAGAAACATTCATTAAGGTACCCCCTGAGTTAGTAGATGAGGATCATCCTCTCCGTTACAAGACATTCATGTATGAAGATttcatcaattttattaaaactgTTGGTACTAAATTGGGAGCATTTGAAGATTTTGCTGGAATTTAA
- the LOC131655095 gene encoding 2-oxoglutarate-dependent dioxygenase AOP3-like — protein MDTESGIPILDFRKSIGVTLEEGSEGWKEMSKKVREAFESHGVFLLRCDEISNELQKEMFTSMKSLFELPEETKLKFTGSRLARGYLGKSPSIPHSQSFGIEDAFKLDTTQNFTNLMWPEGNPTFSETLFSFTSKALELSSLILKMVVEGFGLPEKYISEVEELSSDTDSRLTRYQLPEKNKDSAVTFVPHTDKGSITLICENKIQGLQVLQKSGNWVNVNVPTNGFIVMVGDMLQTWSNGRFKAPMHRVVLKGDRERFVFVLFSVPKEDTLIKIPSELVDEEDHPLRYKPFKYEEFMNFIKVVGTKEGALEEFAGL, from the exons atggatACTGAGAGCGGAATCCCAATTTTAGATTTCCGTAAAAGCATTGGAGTGACATTAGAAGAAGGAAGTGAAGGATGGAAAGAAATGAGTAAAAAGGTGAGAGAAGCATTTGAGAGTCATGGTGTTTTTCTTTTAAGGTGTGATGAAATATCAAATGAATTACAAAAAGAAATGTTTACAAGCATGAAATCTTTGTTTGAGCTACCTGAAGAAACAAAGCTGAAATTCACAGGCTCAAGGCTTGCTAGAGGCTACTTAGGAAAGAGTCCTTCCATTCCCCATAGTCAATCATTTGGGATCGAAGATGCTTTTAAGCTAGATACAACTCAAAATTTCACTAACCTCATGTGGCCTGAAGGCAATCCAACATTTag TGAGACACTATTTTCTTTTACCTCAAAAGCACTGGAACTAAGCTCTCTTATTCTAAAGATGGTTGTCGAGGGATTTGGCCTTCCAGAAAAATACatttcagaagttgaagaattGAGTAGCGACACTGATTCACGATTGACAAGGTACCAACTCCCTGAGAAAAACAAAGATTCTGCAGTTACTTTTGTTCCTCACACCGACAAAGGGAGCATAACCCTTATATGTGAGAACAAAATCCAAGGTTTGCAGGTGTTACAAAAATCAGGCAATTGGGTTAACGTAAATGTTCCTACGAATGGATTTATTGTAATGGTTGGTGACATGTTGCAg ACATGGAGCAATGGGAGATTTAAAGCACCAATGCACAGAGTGGTGTTAAAAGGAGACAGAGAGAGATTTGTGTTTGTTCTTTTTTCAGTGCCAAAGGAAGACACACTCATCAAAATTCCCTCTGAATTGGTAGATGAAGAAGATCATCCTCTCCGTTACAAGCCATTCAAATATGAGGAGTTCATGAATTTTATTAAAGTAGTTGGCACTAAAGAGGGGGCTCTTGAAGAATTTGCTGGACTTTGA
- the LOC131655096 gene encoding probable 2-oxoglutarate-dependent dioxygenase AOP1: MDSESGIPILDFRKSTRIILEEGSQGWKEMSKKVIETFESHGVFLLRCDEIPNKLQKEMFTCMKSLFELPEETKLKFSDSRLARGSKISFIPHSQSFGIEDAFKLETTQNFTNRMWPEGNPTFCETLFSFVSKARELNSLILKMIVEGFDLLEKYNLEIEKLSSDTNSRLTMYQFSVENKDSAVTFVPHTDKSTITLICENEIQGLQVLQKSGNWVNVNVPSNGFVVIVGDILQTWSNGRFEAPMHRVVLKGDNKERFVFVLFSFPKKDTLIKIPSELVDEEDHPLRYKSFKYEEFINFINTTGTKEGALEEFAGL, from the exons atggatAGTGAGAGTGGAATCCCAATTTTAGATTTTCGTAAGAGCACAAGAATAATTTTAGAAGAAGGAAGTCAAGGATGGAAAGAAATGAGTAAGAAAGTAATAGAAACATTTGAGAGTCATGGTGTTTTTCTCTTAAGGTGCGATGAAATACCGAATAAATTACAAAAGGAAATGTTCACATGCATGAAATCTTTGTTTGAGCTACCTGAGGAGACGAAGCTAAAGTTCTCAGACTCAAGGCTTGCTAGGGGAAGCAAGATTTCGTTCATTCCCCATAGTCAATCATTTGGAATTGAAGATGCTTTTAAACTAGAAACAACTCAAAATTTCACTAATCGCATGTGGCCAGAAGGAAATCCAACATTTTG TGAGACACTATTTTCTTTTGTCTCAAAAGCACGAGAACTAAACTCCCTTATCCTAAAGATGATTGTGGAGGGATTTGACCTTCTTGAAAAGTACAATTTAGAAATTGAAAAGTTAAGCAGCGACACTAATTCACGATTGACAATGTACCAATTTTCGGTAGAAAACAAAGACTCTGCAGTTACTTTTGTGCCTCACACCGACAAAAGCACCATAACCCTTATATGCGAGAATGAAATCCAAGGCTTACAGGTGTTACAAAAATCGGGCAATTGGGTTAACGTAAATGTTCCTTCAAATGGATTTGTTGTAATTGTTGGTGACATATTGCAG ACATGGAGTAATGGAAGATTTGAAGCACCTATGCACAGAGTTGTGCTAAAAGGAGACAACAAAGAAAGATTTGTATTTGTTCTTTTTTCATTTCCAAAAAAAGACACACTCATTAAAATTCCTTCTGAGTTGGTAGATGAAGAAGATCACCCTCTCCGTTACAAGTCATTTAAATATGAGGAGTTCATCAATTTTATTAACACAACTGGTACTAAAGAGGGAGCACTTGAAGAATTTGCTGGACTTTGA